In a single window of the Bacillus mycoides genome:
- a CDS encoding YjcZ family sporulation protein, which produces MGFGGSCGGCGFAGGFALLVVLFILLIIVGAACFC; this is translated from the coding sequence ATGGGCTTTGGTGGTAGTTGTGGCGGCTGTGGCTTCGCTGGAGGATTTGCTTTATTAGTTGTATTGTTTATTTTATTAATCATCGTTGGAGCTGCTTGCTTCTGCTAA
- a CDS encoding acetyl-CoA carboxylase carboxyltransferase subunit alpha: MSLDFERPIIELKEKFDELKKIMKENNVDLSPEIHVLEKRLNKMQDKIYSNITPFQRVQIARLRNRPTTLDYIPLLFTNFLELHGDRLYGDDKAMIGGIAKFKGMPVTVIGHQRGRNTKENIERNFGMAHPEGYRKALRLMKQADKFNRPIITFIDTIGAYPGKGSEERGISEAIARNLFEMATLKVPIVCIVIGEASSGGALGISVGNHIHMLEYSWYSVISPEGAASILWKDAKYAPEAAEHMKISAKDLKHLGIIDEIIPEIKGGAQNDIKSQAKVIESVIESSLKKLILLSSEELIQQRYEKYRQIENYK, from the coding sequence ATGAGTTTGGATTTTGAACGTCCTATTATTGAATTAAAAGAGAAATTTGATGAATTAAAGAAAATTATGAAAGAAAATAATGTAGATTTATCGCCAGAAATTCATGTATTAGAAAAACGTTTAAATAAAATGCAAGATAAAATTTATTCTAATATTACACCTTTTCAACGAGTTCAAATTGCAAGGCTTCGTAACCGGCCCACGACATTGGACTATATACCTTTATTGTTTACAAACTTTCTCGAACTTCATGGTGATCGATTATATGGTGATGATAAAGCAATGATAGGTGGTATTGCAAAATTTAAAGGGATGCCCGTTACGGTTATTGGTCATCAAAGAGGTAGAAATACAAAGGAAAATATAGAAAGAAATTTTGGAATGGCACATCCAGAAGGTTATAGAAAAGCGCTAAGACTTATGAAACAAGCTGATAAATTTAATCGCCCTATTATTACATTTATTGATACAATAGGCGCCTATCCAGGGAAAGGGTCTGAAGAACGTGGAATTTCTGAAGCGATAGCTCGAAATCTATTTGAAATGGCTACACTTAAAGTGCCAATTGTTTGTATTGTAATTGGAGAGGCATCAAGTGGTGGAGCTCTTGGCATTAGTGTCGGTAACCATATCCATATGTTAGAGTATTCATGGTACTCGGTAATTTCGCCAGAAGGAGCAGCATCTATCCTATGGAAGGATGCTAAGTATGCTCCAGAAGCTGCTGAACATATGAAAATTTCAGCAAAAGATTTAAAACATTTAGGAATTATTGATGAAATCATTCCTGAAATTAAAGGTGGAGCACAAAATGATATAAAATCACAGGCAAAAGTGATTGAATCTGTAATCGAATCATCTCTAAAAAAATTGATACTATTATCCTCGGAAGAGCTTATACAACAGCGGTATGAAAAGTATAGACAAATAGAGAATTATAAATGA
- a CDS encoding MarR family winged helix-turn-helix transcriptional regulator, giving the protein MKREDALKLRTDIKKMIIITGVFESQNLPNGPFEKPLPTSQMMALEELEVEKLTVWQLSNKLRLETSTVSRLVDKLVKKGLIYREVNEKNRRELFLHLTEKGHITVNCLREQSITFYQSILNNLSESEQKIVVDGFELFIDSISKPFD; this is encoded by the coding sequence TTGAAAAGAGAAGATGCCTTAAAACTAAGAACAGATATTAAGAAAATGATTATAATAACTGGGGTTTTTGAATCTCAAAATTTGCCCAATGGACCATTTGAAAAACCTTTACCAACTTCTCAAATGATGGCGTTAGAGGAACTAGAGGTGGAAAAATTAACTGTTTGGCAACTATCCAATAAACTTAGATTAGAGACTTCAACTGTAAGTAGATTGGTAGATAAGTTAGTAAAAAAGGGGCTTATTTATCGTGAAGTAAATGAAAAAAATAGAAGAGAACTTTTTCTGCACCTCACAGAAAAAGGTCACATAACTGTTAATTGCTTAAGAGAGCAATCCATTACATTTTATCAAAGTATTCTCAATAATTTATCAGAATCAGAACAAAAAATAGTTGTGGATGGTTTTGAATTATTTATTGATTCTATTTCTAAGCCTTTTGATTAG
- a CDS encoding LysR family transcriptional regulator, translating to MTIVRYEIIAKVVEQGSFTETAETLNMTQSAVSHAVASLESEWGVSLLIRDRKKGITLTDIGQKILPHIREILKRVEVINQEIALMTSLEAGIIRIGTFASASSCLLPKLLAKFRKKHPKIEFKFYEGTYEEITEWLGSGIIDIGFVVKGKSNPNFDLVPLIKDKMVVAYHPDHQFHSKEIVEMNDLMYESFIMPTGMYQSHVEELFAEAQIKPSILFEVHDCTTIANMVQEGLGVTIGPELFLKTQQNIKISKLNIENSREVALACQSIANASPAVKEFLHVAKNRNY from the coding sequence ATGACTATTGTACGCTACGAAATCATTGCAAAAGTGGTTGAGCAAGGAAGCTTTACAGAAACTGCTGAAACATTAAATATGACCCAATCTGCCGTGAGTCATGCAGTTGCGAGTTTAGAATCTGAATGGGGAGTTTCTTTATTAATTCGTGATCGAAAAAAAGGAATAACACTTACAGATATAGGACAAAAAATTCTGCCGCATATTAGAGAAATATTGAAAAGAGTGGAAGTCATTAATCAAGAAATTGCGCTTATGACAAGCTTGGAAGCAGGTATTATTCGTATCGGCACTTTTGCAAGTGCTTCTTCCTGCTTATTGCCTAAATTACTTGCAAAATTCCGGAAAAAGCATCCTAAAATAGAATTTAAATTTTACGAAGGAACCTATGAAGAGATTACGGAATGGTTAGGTTCAGGCATTATTGACATTGGATTTGTAGTAAAAGGAAAATCAAACCCAAATTTCGATTTGGTTCCTTTGATTAAAGACAAGATGGTAGTCGCTTATCACCCTGATCATCAATTTCATTCTAAAGAAATAGTAGAAATGAATGATTTAATGTATGAATCCTTTATTATGCCAACAGGGATGTACCAATCACATGTTGAGGAATTATTTGCAGAAGCGCAAATTAAACCATCTATTCTTTTTGAAGTACACGACTGTACAACCATCGCTAATATGGTACAGGAAGGACTTGGCGTTACGATAGGTCCAGAATTATTTTTAAAGACACAGCAAAACATAAAAATCAGCAAACTAAATATTGAAAACAGCCGTGAAGTAGCACTTGCCTGTCAATCAATTGCAAATGCTTCTCCTGCGGTTAAGGAATTTCTTCATGTGGCAAAAAATAGAAATTATTAA
- a CDS encoding MFS transporter, producing MYKLKNNMNQLIIILLALGAFVTGTAEFVVSGILELISFELDISISMAGQLITIYSLSYAIGALILVMLTSKLDRKKVLLYAISIFILGNLVAFFSYNFVFLMLSRVIMAMSGGLYIVVATNYAAQIAVPEKRGSAMATVITGFTVSLVLGVPIGTFLAGHFDWHYIFLIIALGTVFLIIGLYKLLPSIKGNQPLPFTQQLQIMKDKRVLTGLMTTIFWILGYTMVFAYIAPLLSHTAGFSIEMTSIALFVLGTFAFIGSRFGGYAVDRWGPNRTISLSLCVHIISLFVLTFTQYRAVGVFVTLACWGVATWTTTPAKQFYLISLKPQSSETVLSFNTALMNVGMMLGSALGGIIIQYTNIVNLSWIGGLFGILALIFIRYSFYLNRNFMKNHQF from the coding sequence ATGTACAAATTGAAAAATAATATGAATCAACTAATCATCATACTTTTAGCTTTAGGGGCTTTTGTAACAGGAACAGCAGAGTTTGTTGTCTCTGGAATTTTAGAACTGATTTCTTTTGAATTAGATATTTCAATTTCAATGGCTGGTCAGTTGATTACGATTTATTCTTTATCTTATGCTATTGGAGCTTTGATCTTGGTCATGCTAACGTCTAAATTGGATCGTAAAAAAGTACTTTTATATGCTATCTCTATATTTATTCTAGGGAATCTAGTTGCATTTTTTAGCTATAATTTTGTCTTTCTTATGTTATCTAGAGTCATTATGGCGATGAGTGGAGGGTTATACATTGTTGTTGCCACCAATTATGCTGCGCAAATTGCAGTTCCAGAAAAAAGAGGTAGTGCTATGGCAACAGTCATTACAGGTTTCACTGTTTCATTAGTACTTGGAGTACCTATCGGAACATTTTTAGCTGGACATTTTGATTGGCACTATATTTTCTTAATTATTGCGCTTGGCACAGTTTTTTTAATAATAGGACTTTACAAATTATTACCATCAATAAAAGGAAACCAACCGCTGCCATTTACACAACAGCTACAAATTATGAAAGATAAACGAGTCCTTACTGGTTTAATGACAACGATCTTTTGGATTTTAGGATATACGATGGTGTTCGCCTACATTGCTCCATTATTAAGTCATACTGCTGGTTTTTCTATAGAAATGACAAGTATCGCTTTATTTGTTTTAGGCACTTTTGCTTTTATTGGCTCACGCTTTGGAGGATATGCGGTAGACAGATGGGGACCTAATCGAACGATTTCATTAAGTTTATGTGTTCATATCATCTCTTTATTTGTACTAACATTTACACAGTATAGGGCAGTCGGTGTATTTGTCACACTAGCTTGTTGGGGAGTAGCAACTTGGACAACGACACCAGCAAAGCAGTTTTATCTGATTTCACTAAAACCACAATCCTCTGAAACAGTACTCAGTTTTAATACCGCCTTAATGAATGTTGGAATGATGCTAGGTTCTGCATTAGGAGGAATCATTATTCAGTATACAAATATAGTGAATTTAAGCTGGATTGGAGGATTATTCGGTATACTTGCACTTATTTTTATCAGATATTCTTTCTATTTAAATAGAAATTTTATGAAGAATCACCAATTTTAA
- a CDS encoding tyrosine-type recombinase/integrase: protein MLLSEAWERYQLDKKIEGYSPLTLKTYCFQYNLLLRYFGDINMSEFTTEKLKGYLIEAGEHLKPSSLGHRVRCIKSLFRWTHDEGFILKNPAAKLKEPKLGKKIPKFLSELEIEHLREACHNSMENALFEFLYSTGCRIGEVVKLNRVDINFSTNSVIVHGKGDKEREVYFNTRCTIWLKRYLDERDDEEPCLFITERRPKRRMSIDNLRFIIKRISNRARIKKSIHPHQLRHSYATHMINNGAPLEVIQSLLGHEKSETTRIYAQLSGKLRHDFYIKYF from the coding sequence ATGTTATTATCTGAGGCCTGGGAACGGTATCAATTAGATAAAAAAATTGAGGGATATTCACCTCTGACTTTAAAAACATATTGTTTTCAATATAATCTTTTATTACGTTATTTTGGTGACATTAACATGAGTGAATTTACTACAGAAAAACTAAAGGGTTACTTAATTGAAGCAGGAGAACACTTAAAGCCATCTAGTTTAGGACACCGAGTTCGTTGCATCAAATCACTTTTTAGATGGACACATGATGAAGGTTTTATTCTTAAAAACCCTGCTGCTAAATTAAAAGAGCCGAAATTAGGCAAAAAAATCCCAAAATTCCTTTCGGAACTAGAGATTGAACATCTTAGGGAAGCATGTCATAACTCAATGGAGAATGCATTATTTGAATTTTTGTATTCTACTGGCTGCCGTATTGGGGAAGTCGTAAAACTGAATCGTGTCGATATTAACTTCTCAACAAATTCTGTCATTGTACATGGGAAAGGTGATAAAGAAAGGGAAGTATACTTTAATACTCGTTGCACCATTTGGTTAAAAAGGTATCTAGATGAAAGAGATGATGAGGAGCCTTGTTTGTTTATTACGGAAAGAAGGCCAAAAAGACGTATGAGTATTGATAACCTAAGATTTATTATCAAACGTATATCAAATCGTGCCAGGATTAAAAAGAGTATTCATCCTCATCAATTACGTCACAGCTATGCTACACATATGATTAACAACGGTGCGCCACTTGAAGTGATACAAAGCTTACTTGGTCATGAGAAGAGTGAAACCACGAGAATATATGCTCAGCTGAGCGGAAAGTTGAGACACGATTTTTATATTAAATATTTTTGA
- the alr gene encoding alanine racemase, translated as MYRPIWAEISLSNISHNISEFRRIIPNSTIIMATVKANGYGHGAVEVSKKAINSGVDYLAVASLEEAIKLRKSDIQAPILILGYTPPSAANHVVYWDLTQSIFDIEHAEALSTSGQILGKKAKVHVKVDTGMGRLGLQAEEASDFIHIVSRMDGLYLEGVYSHFATADEADKRYAEKQKNRWKRLLEELEKRKVSIPLFHIANSAATIEMPDMTYDMVRIGISMYGLYPSKEVNKTKVNLRQAIQLKTKVIYIQTLEKGYGVSYGATNIERDKAIIATIPIGYADGYSRRLSGTAYVLIHGQLAPVFGKICMDFCMIDVTDIKGVNIGDEVVVYGGQGDYFISLDEVASMLGTISYEVACNLGQRVPRIYK; from the coding sequence ATGTATAGACCAATATGGGCTGAAATTAGCCTTAGCAATATTTCACATAATATTAGTGAATTTCGAAGAATAATACCTAACTCAACAATAATAATGGCCACCGTAAAAGCGAATGGTTATGGTCACGGTGCTGTCGAGGTTTCCAAAAAAGCGATTAATAGTGGAGTGGATTATTTAGCAGTGGCCAGTTTAGAAGAAGCTATTAAACTACGAAAATCAGATATTCAGGCACCTATACTTATACTTGGATACACACCTCCATCAGCAGCGAATCATGTTGTTTATTGGGATTTAACACAATCAATTTTTGATATAGAACATGCAGAAGCATTATCAACGTCTGGGCAGATCTTAGGAAAAAAGGCAAAGGTTCACGTCAAAGTCGATACAGGAATGGGACGATTGGGACTTCAAGCAGAAGAAGCAAGTGATTTTATCCATATCGTGTCACGAATGGATGGGCTCTATCTAGAAGGAGTGTACTCACATTTTGCTACCGCAGATGAAGCCGACAAACGGTATGCAGAAAAACAAAAGAACCGATGGAAAAGGTTATTGGAAGAATTGGAGAAACGAAAAGTTTCTATTCCCCTATTTCATATTGCGAATAGTGCTGCAACAATAGAAATGCCAGATATGACCTACGATATGGTTCGTATTGGAATTTCAATGTATGGTCTTTATCCATCTAAAGAGGTGAATAAAACAAAAGTTAATCTTAGACAAGCAATACAGTTAAAAACCAAAGTCATCTATATTCAGACACTTGAGAAAGGGTATGGCGTATCATATGGAGCAACTAACATTGAAAGAGATAAAGCAATTATTGCAACTATTCCAATTGGGTATGCAGATGGGTATTCGAGGCGATTATCTGGAACGGCTTATGTCCTTATACACGGACAATTAGCTCCTGTTTTTGGTAAAATATGTATGGATTTTTGTATGATTGATGTTACTGATATTAAGGGTGTAAATATTGGTGATGAGGTGGTAGTTTATGGAGGTCAAGGGGATTATTTCATATCATTAGATGAAGTGGCAAGTATGTTAGGAACCATATCGTATGAAGTTGCTTGTAACTTGGGTCAGAGAGTTCCTAGAATTTACAAATAA
- a CDS encoding NUDIX hydrolase produces the protein MRAPYQVLIFPYIKTDDSIQYAIFNRSDYGYWQGIAGGGEDGETPTESAKREAFEEAGITRESPYIKLDSVSSLPVENVVGEFLWGEDVYVIKEFSFGVKVPTKNIKLSKEHFNYKWLCFEEAVTLLKWDSNKTALWELNKRLLK, from the coding sequence ATGAGAGCACCGTATCAAGTATTGATATTTCCTTATATAAAAACTGACGATTCCATTCAATATGCCATTTTTAATCGAAGTGATTATGGTTATTGGCAAGGAATAGCTGGTGGTGGAGAAGATGGTGAGACTCCTACTGAATCAGCAAAACGGGAAGCATTTGAAGAGGCTGGTATTACAAGAGAAAGTCCATATATAAAACTAGATTCTGTGTCTTCACTACCAGTAGAGAATGTAGTTGGTGAATTTCTTTGGGGCGAAGATGTTTATGTAATAAAAGAATTTTCTTTTGGAGTTAAAGTTCCTACAAAAAATATTAAATTATCTAAAGAACACTTCAATTATAAATGGCTGTGCTTTGAGGAAGCCGTAACGCTTTTAAAATGGGATAGTAACAAAACGGCTTTGTGGGAATTAAACAAAAGGCTGTTAAAATAA
- a CDS encoding uridine kinase family protein has protein sequence MKKLLQEIINWISMTDEQIVIGISGHGAAGKTTFANKLINQLNQNKVSYINTDPYIVSSNVRKYTNIHYTYQNENHYDKMTACHPSAHHLSALERDVQMVRAGLDFYTMDTHYIKSELISTKNKVTIVEGMSVAFINPNLFDLKIYFYTDGETELMRRSSRDIIERGADINYLRKSHEERRIQYEVFMHPYSQRFDIIIKNSNETICLEKNTFEFYKV, from the coding sequence ATGAAAAAGTTATTACAAGAAATTATAAATTGGATTAGTATGACCGATGAACAGATTGTTATTGGCATTTCAGGACACGGTGCTGCCGGAAAAACAACGTTCGCCAATAAGCTCATAAACCAATTAAATCAAAATAAAGTGAGTTATATTAATACAGATCCATACATTGTTAGTTCAAATGTACGAAAGTATACAAATATCCACTATACATATCAGAATGAAAATCATTATGATAAAATGACAGCTTGTCATCCATCAGCCCATCATTTGTCTGCGTTAGAAAGAGATGTTCAAATGGTAAGAGCTGGTTTAGATTTTTATACAATGGATACACATTATATAAAAAGTGAGTTAATTTCTACGAAAAATAAGGTGACGATTGTAGAAGGAATGAGTGTCGCATTTATTAATCCAAATTTATTTGATTTGAAAATTTACTTCTATACAGATGGAGAAACAGAATTAATGAGAAGGTCTAGCCGTGATATTATTGAAAGAGGAGCCGATATTAATTACTTAAGGAAGTCTCATGAAGAACGTCGGATTCAGTATGAAGTGTTTATGCATCCATATAGTCAACGTTTTGATATTATTATCAAAAATTCCAATGAAACAATATGTTTAGAAAAAAATACATTTGAGTTTTATAAAGTTTAA
- a CDS encoding bifunctional metallophosphatase/5'-nucleotidase, which yields MLKKIIPVALALSTVTFSSVFAAPPAQATTEPNRYIDVQMLGINDFHGQLDTVKKINNKDAGGIEYLAAYLRDHEKQNPNTLKVHAGDVVGASPPVSALLQDEPTIEFLNDLKFDVGTIGNHEFDEGIEEMHRLIYGGYHEKTGNFKGAKFPYVAANFYNKSTGRLFLPPFTIKKVQGVPVGFIGVVTTDVPNLVMPTMLKNVEITDEVEAINKSVKKLKELGVKSIVVLAHNGGTTDENGVTNGDLVRLANETDPEVDVIFGGHSHTYVNGTVNNKLVVQANSYGMAFADVDVKIDRKTKDIVEKKAEIITTYHEGIEPDKKIKKKMEKYQEKIAPLVNEVVGKSTAPLDRKQNTAGESTLGNLITDAQRATMQSQIALMNPGGIRNDLDAGDITWGEVYGIQPFGNQLIKVNLTGQDIRDILNQQWQKDITRMLQISGIQYTWDANKPNGEKVTSIRLTNGEEIIPSKTYSVVANAFLASGGDGFVSFKNGKDAETGPTDFEALVDYIKQAKEPIQPIIDGRIQKIN from the coding sequence ATGTTGAAAAAAATCATTCCAGTTGCTTTAGCATTAAGTACAGTTACTTTTTCAAGTGTATTTGCTGCGCCTCCAGCTCAAGCAACTACAGAACCAAACCGCTACATAGATGTACAAATGCTCGGTATTAACGATTTTCATGGGCAACTAGACACTGTAAAGAAAATTAACAATAAAGATGCAGGGGGAATCGAGTACTTAGCGGCTTATTTACGTGATCATGAAAAACAAAATCCGAATACATTAAAGGTTCATGCTGGCGATGTTGTTGGAGCAAGTCCTCCTGTTTCAGCATTATTACAAGACGAACCCACGATTGAATTTCTAAATGATTTAAAATTTGATGTTGGAACCATAGGAAATCATGAATTTGATGAAGGTATTGAAGAAATGCACCGCCTTATTTATGGTGGATACCATGAAAAAACAGGGAATTTTAAAGGAGCAAAATTCCCATATGTTGCCGCAAATTTCTATAATAAATCCACCGGTCGTCTATTTTTACCACCATTTACTATAAAAAAGGTACAAGGAGTTCCTGTTGGCTTTATCGGAGTCGTAACAACAGATGTTCCTAACCTTGTTATGCCTACTATGCTAAAGAATGTAGAAATTACAGATGAAGTTGAAGCCATTAACAAATCCGTAAAGAAATTAAAAGAACTTGGCGTTAAATCTATCGTTGTTCTTGCACATAACGGAGGTACAACAGATGAGAACGGCGTAACAAATGGTGATCTCGTCCGACTAGCAAATGAGACTGATCCAGAAGTCGATGTTATTTTTGGGGGGCATAGCCACACCTATGTAAATGGAACTGTTAATAATAAACTTGTCGTACAAGCAAATTCTTATGGAATGGCTTTTGCTGATGTTGATGTAAAGATTGATCGTAAGACAAAAGATATTGTTGAGAAAAAAGCAGAAATTATTACAACCTACCATGAAGGCATAGAACCTGATAAAAAAATAAAGAAAAAGATGGAGAAATATCAAGAAAAAATCGCACCTCTTGTCAATGAGGTTGTTGGTAAATCTACAGCTCCACTAGATCGAAAACAAAATACGGCCGGCGAATCTACTCTCGGCAATTTAATCACTGATGCTCAGCGTGCAACAATGCAATCCCAAATTGCTCTTATGAACCCTGGTGGTATTCGTAATGACTTAGATGCTGGTGATATTACATGGGGAGAGGTATATGGCATTCAACCATTCGGAAATCAATTAATAAAAGTTAATTTAACGGGTCAAGACATTCGTGATATTTTAAATCAACAATGGCAAAAAGACATAACAAGAATGCTTCAAATTTCTGGGATCCAATACACTTGGGATGCGAACAAGCCAAATGGAGAAAAAGTCACAAGTATTCGCTTAACAAATGGAGAAGAAATTATTCCTTCTAAAACTTACAGCGTCGTTGCGAACGCATTTCTAGCTTCAGGTGGAGATGGATTTGTGTCCTTTAAAAATGGGAAAGATGCTGAAACAGGACCAACTGATTTTGAAGCATTAGTAGATTATATAAAACAAGCAAAAGAACCAATTCAGCCTATTATTGATGGAAGAATTCAAAAAATAAATTAG